GCAACTCCAGCATTTCCCCAACCCCAATCCATTGTGTTTCCCTGGAACATCCAGTGACACATCAGGCACATCCTGCATCACAGCCCATCCTGGGGAAATGGGATCATGGGAGGATTGTGCAGAGAGAGCACCTCCTGCCCACTAGTGCAGAGCTGGTCAGCATCATGGAAGAGACTGGAATACTTAGACAGCCCATCCCCACATCCTCCCTAACTCCCACTTTAATTATCTACTACATTCCACTCAGTCAGTATTAATTAACTGCACCTAAAGCCCCAACAGAGCCTTAGCTGACAATGGGTTTATTCTCTGCCTCCATCAGGACTCTGGGAGACATCCCACAACTTTTAAGTCCCCAGTGAGGATCCAGGGTGCTGATGGCAGCCCAACATATACTAGCTCCTTCCTGGGAATACACAGTGCCTAAGGGACAGGAAGGGCCACCCTGGCCCAGCTCACCTTGGCAGAGCCGAAGATGGAGgctgtctgcagctccttctcatCATCCTCCTTGCGAGGATGGATGATCAGGGTGATGTGGCACATGTTGTCTGTGGCAAACTTGCGGAAGGCACCAACGATGAAGTCCTGGGCAGCAAGCCTGCCACAGCAGCAAGAATGGGGTCAGGGGCTGGCATTGCTCAGTGGCAGGGGGCAGCAAGCTGCTGATCCCCACAGCAGAAACCACCCAGGAATGTGAGGCAAACAAGCCCACACAGGAAGAGGGATGCGGTATGGCAGGGATGGCTGGTAACCTGCTCACTCCTTCCCACCTCTTCCTCCCTAGGGCACTAGTTGCCCTTTAATGAAACAGGGTGGCCAAACAGGAGTAAAGGCAACACCCTGTGTgggtccccagcccctggcatgACACCtgacagggacagctccagccatgagggtagcagaggaaggaagggtCAGACTGGAGAACGATACCTGTCCACAGAGATGTGCTCGTGTCCCATCATGAACTGGAGATTGTCGACGACCACATGGGTGATGTCGTACATGTAGACTGCATGCTGCATGGTGTCAATCACTGTCCTGAGCAGGGGAGACCAGGATCAGCCCCAGCAATTAGtggaggtgggaatgggaagctgagccagggaaagggaagcagaggaagagctggaaggTACCAGGCTAGGTCCTGATGGGACCTGGGTACATCCCACCTCTGCATCTCCCCAACTGTAGAGCAGCCCCATCCCCCAAGTAAAGGTAGTTGGGATCAGAAGAATACAGATGCTGCCCACAGTCCCACTGCCCTGCAATGACCCCAGCCCACAGGGATCCTCAGGGCATATAGGGATGCATGCAGGTCCCACAGTGCCTGATGAATAAAAGGAGTTGGAGCTGCCTGTCCTCCCTCTTCAGCCAACAACAGCACTGCAGGTAAGCAGGGTGTGAGGGGACAtgtcctgccatgggcacaggctgccttcagagcagcacacagtCAAGTCCCCTCCTTCAACCCCACCCCAGAGAGTGTCTGTGAGAGCCCCCGTGACAGGAGGAACACAGTTTCCCCACACCAACCCTGGGACCTGTACAGTCCCAAatctcctgccagccccaaatCTGTGACTCACTGCGGGGGaagagccccagctccccaaGGCCCTGCAGCACATGCCGTGAGGGGTAAATGCCACTGGGAATGGAGGTGCAGGACCATACTTGATGTTCTGCTGGCCGTGGAAGGTCATGAAGTAGAGCGGGAGCTCCTCGAAGCGATCAGCCCACTCATCGTACAGTTCTAGCTGGTCCTCCAGGCGCCGGCCAGCAAACTGCGTCAGCATGATTTTGGCCAGGCGGACGTTGTTGATCTCAAAGCTTCCCCACAGCGTGGACACACCCTGCATGCACAGGTCCAGTGCATACTCACTGATAAACGTGGTCTTCCCACTGCCCGTTGGACCTGGTACAAGGACAACAGGAGAATTAGCTGGGGGAGATGATCTGACCCATCCTGATCATGTTAGAGGTGGAAGTACCATACCACGGAGCAGAGTAAGAGAAGCCCATCTGCAAAACTCACACCATAAACAAACTTATTGTGCCACACTACACACCTGGGTGCCTGGGCATGGCCTTCCACAGCTTATGAGTCCCCCACAGGCCCCTGTGAAGGGCTGGGCAGCCAGAGgggtgagcacagggagggctcagggTGGCAGGTGAGAGCAGGGGTAAGCGACAGCCCAGGACTTCCTACACTGCCCCAGGCAAGGAGCCCTTCATGACATTGGTATGCACGGTCCCACCGAACTGAGGAATGCACTCCAACCTCTCACACACCCGCAAGACAGGCTCAGCGAAAGCCTTGAGCAGAATGAGACCTGGAAGACTGGTGAAGCACTACCCCCAGGAGGGTGAAGCCACCAAAGACCCCTCTGCTCACCCTGCCCACCAGTCATTGTGCCCATTACCTGTGAAGATGGTGAGCTCCCCTCTGCGGTGCCCTTTGAGGAGCTTGTTGAGCTCGGGGAAACGTGCCCACTTGACGCCAGACACCTGCTCAGTGTTGACCAGCTCCCCAAACACCTCCTCACGCAGCTGCCGGAAGGAGACGATGGATTTGTGGCTGGCAAGCAGGGCAGAACGCAGGATTTTGGTGACGTTCAGGCCCTGGTTCAAAGCCTCCAAGGGCCggggctgcaggctgccaggGCGCACCAGAGAGCAGCGCTTGAGGCTCAGCTTGCGAGCAAAGAGCTTGGCAGCTTCCCAGGAGCGCAAGTCCTCGCCGAGCCACAGCGTGATGCGCTTGAAGCGCTCCAGGTAGGGGAGAAGGGTGGGAGGCAGGCAGCTCGCCCCCCGCGGCAGGGCCACGCTGGCCACTCCTGCAGCTtggtgcagagccagggcatcCAGCTCCCACCCGGTTAAGACCAGCTCTGCGTCTCGGCGGCCAATCACGGACAGCCCAAAAAGATTGAGATAGGAATCGAAGCGGGGTAAAGTCTCTTCCACGTAAGTTAGCGTGCCCCCCTTTTTCTCCACCCTCACGAGCTTCAGGCCCTTCAGGGTCGCATCTTGAGGGCTGAACCAGGGGAAAACGAGAGACCTGGCAGTCCTCAGATAACGCACACCGAAGCGTTTCAAGGTGGCATTTGACACTTGGGAGATACCAAACAAAGCCTTGGTCTCCTTGGTCTCCttctcatccagcagctcccagagcgGCAGAGCCCGTTCCCAGATGCAGCGGGCATCCTCGCGAGCCTGTCGCatctcctgctccatctcctcgGAGCTGGCAGGGGGAATGGGGGTGATGCCGCGGTGCCGCATCTCCACGTTAGCCTGGAAGTCCTGCCAGGTGCCCTCGGCCAGCGTGGCTGTGCACAGGAAGCTGCCCGTGGTCTTGTCAATGAAAAGCGTGAACGGGGCACTGGCGGACAGCGGCTGGTCCCCGCGGTCGCCGGTGAAGAGGCTGGGGGTGTGCAGGCAGCTGTACCCATCGTGGAAGGGGATGTCCTGCGCCCGCAGGTACTGCCGGATCTCGGTGATGGAGACGGAGGGCGCGGGCCTGTCGGGGGAGGGCAGCACGTCCTTCTTGTAGCGCCGCTGGCTGAGGCGGCCCGGCGCCCCGGGGCTCAGCGAGGCTCCTTTGCTCCTGGCCCCCCCGCACAGCAGCGGCAGGAGGCGGCTGGCGGCTCTGCCGGGCCGCAGCGGCACCAGCGCCATCCCGGCCGCCCTGGCTCCCGCATGGGCGGctgcccgcggccccggccccgctcagGGCCGCACGTGGGTCCGCACGGACCCCGCCATGGCCCGGCCCGCTCCCGGCGCGTCACttcccggcggggccgggctgcccGGCCCGCCCCTCCCGCCCGTTCCGGCTCCGGGTGAGCGCGGAGCCATGACGGGCCGCGGGTCCCCCAGCCGGTTCCTGACCGCCGTGCTGCACAACGGCGTGGGCCGCTACGTGCGGCAGCTCCAGcgcctgcagctcctcttcaGCCCCACCGCGGCCGATGCCCGCGGCGCCAGGTACCGACGTCCCCCGACTGCGGGGATGGGGCGGGGGGAGCCTAGGGACCCCTTAGCTGGCAGGACGGGTGTTCCCCTGGGCCGGTCAGCGTGGGGAAGCGACAGTGCTGCTGCCCCCGGTCACACGGCAGCGGCGGGGTGGGACCCCCACCCTGCTGCGAGAcggggcaggagctggaaggcGGCACCGGGGGCATCATCCCAAATTCTGCGCTGTGACCCTTCCCGTGGGCGCGGCACGGGCGGACGGTGACCCTGGTCTGGCGGCTATGGCGATTCGTCCCTTCTGTGGCCCGGCCGGGGCTGAGGGTCCCGTCTGGCCCGCAGGCAGTTCGTGGAGGAGGCGGCACAGGACTTCGCCCGGCAGCACCCCGATGTTGTCCTCTACGTGAGCCCCCGCtcgggcccgggcccggccccggtgCTGCGGGCCGAGTACCGTGAGTGCTGGGCtttggggaagggatggggacGGGGGTCTCGCTGCCCcggctctgtgctgcccctgcccggcgcagctgctgtgggagggatgggggagcagcagctgcccctcgGAGGCGGCAGAGCCGGGGGATCGCGGCCTGACCCCCTCGCTCTGCCGCAGTGAACGGGACGGTGCGGGACGAGCTCATCGCCAGCAAGACGAGTGAGGAGATCGTGCAGCTGGCCACCAAGCTGGCCAACCAGTCAGGCCTGGACATCATCCGCATCCGCAAGCCCTTCCACACCGACTACCCCAGCGTCCAGGGCCAGTGGCATCCCCTCACCAACAAACCTTCCATCCTTACCGTGCAGGGCCCACGCCTGCAGCCCCAATAAAGCCTCCTCCTCCACCCCATCTCTGCAtccatttctcctgcttttAGAGGGACACTGCCACACCATGTCTAGGTAGAGCCATTTTTATTGCTGGGGGGAATGTGGAGCTGTGCATGAGGAGTGCCAGACACAGAGTGATGCCCCTTCTTGGGGGGTTGGGGGTGGTCCTTGGGGGTGGCTCACACCCTCTTCGTGCAGCAAAAacaagggctggggcagggtggcAGAGTGTGCAGCTCTTGCCTTTTCATGCTGAGCCTCACTCTCCTGGAATAGGAGGCCTGAGCTGTAGCTCATGAGGGACCCTGGGGGTTGTCACCCCTCActccttttttccctgcaggaCTGAGCCCTTGACAATGTCCTGGTCATGGAGATAAGAGCAAGGAACGTGGGAGAGGACGTGGACCCCCACAAgtctgtccctctccagcttctccaGTGTCACCACACTGTCCCTGGAGCATGAGATGCTTTTGTCACCCCCATCTCTCAGGTTCCCCCAGGAGGTGGCAGAAGCAGAAACAGTTGGGAAGATTTAGGGAccatggctgctcctggaaaGTACCGTGaagaggagaaggctccagaggGAGACAGGCCCTTATCCAAGGTTCTTCTTCCTCACTGTGTGAGGACATTTGCCTGCCCGCACATTTTCCCATGGgtgacagggctgtgcttgAACCCCAGTTCACCAATGGCACTGCACAGGAGGGCAGAAACACGTTG
The DNA window shown above is from Oenanthe melanoleuca isolate GR-GAL-2019-014 chromosome 6, OMel1.0, whole genome shotgun sequence and carries:
- the MRPL43 gene encoding 39S ribosomal protein L43, mitochondrial, with the protein product MARPAPGASLPGGAGLPGPPLPPVPAPGERGAMTGRGSPSRFLTAVLHNGVGRYVRQLQRLQLLFSPTAADARGARQFVEEAAQDFARQHPDVVLYVSPRSGPGPAPVLRAEYLNGTVRDELIASKTSEEIVQLATKLANQSGLDIIRIRKPFHTDYPSVQGQWHPLTNKPSILTVQGPRLQPQ
- the TWNK gene encoding twinkle mtDNA helicase, with the translated sequence MALVPLRPGRAASRLLPLLCGGARSKGASLSPGAPGRLSQRRYKKDVLPSPDRPAPSVSITEIRQYLRAQDIPFHDGYSCLHTPSLFTGDRGDQPLSASAPFTLFIDKTTGSFLCTATLAEGTWQDFQANVEMRHRGITPIPPASSEEMEQEMRQAREDARCIWERALPLWELLDEKETKETKALFGISQVSNATLKRFGVRYLRTARSLVFPWFSPQDATLKGLKLVRVEKKGGTLTYVEETLPRFDSYLNLFGLSVIGRRDAELVLTGWELDALALHQAAGVASVALPRGASCLPPTLLPYLERFKRITLWLGEDLRSWEAAKLFARKLSLKRCSLVRPGSLQPRPLEALNQGLNVTKILRSALLASHKSIVSFRQLREEVFGELVNTEQVSGVKWARFPELNKLLKGHRRGELTIFTGPTGSGKTTFISEYALDLCMQGVSTLWGSFEINNVRLAKIMLTQFAGRRLEDQLELYDEWADRFEELPLYFMTFHGQQNIKTVIDTMQHAVYMYDITHVVVDNLQFMMGHEHISVDRLAAQDFIVGAFRKFATDNMCHITLIIHPRKEDDEKELQTASIFGSAKASQEADNVLILQDRKLVTGPGKRYLQVSKNRFDGDVGIFPLDFSKASLSFSSSKSKVRLKKMKEDKENLANKIMEGGSGASKKP